The Marinitoga hydrogenitolerans DSM 16785 genome includes the window CAATTAGCGCTATTAAATTTATTAGAGCGAGCAAAATCAATAGTTTTTTTCTGTTTTTAAATATAAAATCAACATATTTTTCCACAACATCATCTCCTTTATTTTAATTTTTTTAATACACCATACAAATAGATGTCTGCAATATAATCTGGATAAACTTCGTAAAATTCATTATCAATATTTGAATTGGTAATTTGAGGAATTAAGTCTTTTAGTAGAAAATGCGAGAAAATAATGCCACTTAATGCAGGTCCTATTATGTCATATCTAATACCTTCGCTATTTTCAAATCCTTTAAAGTCATCAATCCATATTTTTTTAAATATAATTTCTTTAAGTTTTTTAGCACGTAGATTAACCAATTTTGTATTTTCTTCAGGTATATGTAGCATTATTATTTTAAACATCTTTTCATTCTTTCTTAAAGCATTAATTAATGATTTAATGGCTAAACGTAGTCTAATTTCCAAATCTTTTTCCTTTACATGTTCTTTGTCAAGATATTCATTCATTTGAGAAAAAAATATTTCCATTATTTCTTCAAGAATCCCATTTTTAGATCCAAAATGATAATTTATCATTGATGTGCTAACCTTTGCCTTTTTAGCAATTTCTCTAACCCCTGTCGCTTCAAAACCTTTTTTATAAAATAAATTAATAGCAGAATTTAGTATTTTTTCTTTGATATTAGTTATATTTTCACCTCCTTTCGAACGAACGTTCGATTTAATTATATCACTATTTTTTCGTGTGTCAATAATAGATTATATAAATAAAAAAATAGAAGTGTTGATAAAATACAAACACTTCTATTTCAGATTATTAAAAAAGTATTTTTGAAATATATTAAATATAAATTAAGGTTTTTGATAAGCCTTTAAAATTTCATTAACTAAAGGTTTCATATTATTTTTTGCGATAGTTACAGAATATTGATCAATCAACATTTCTCTAAACCATTTTTCTGTATTAGATTTAGGCAATAAATTGTTCTTAAAAACATCCGAATTATACATATCTTTAAAAACCTTTGAAAAAACAGAACCGACTAATTCAGCAGCGACATCTTCTTTTTTTACATTATTATAATTATTTCTTATTGCTCCCATAAAAGATACTGAAGATATCATCACATCACCACCACATCAGCATATAAATATCCAGCAGCTGATAAGTTTTGAATAATAGCTATAACATCTTGTGGAGTGGCACCAGCAGCCTTTAAAGCATTTACAAGATTGTAAATGGTAGCATCACTATCTCCAACCTTTCCATTGTCAACAGAAATAACAAAATTTCCATAATTAACAGTAAAATCTGCAACTTTAACCTTTCCCCCGAAAACGATAGTTCC containing:
- a CDS encoding TetR/AcrR family transcriptional regulator, producing the protein MIDTRKNSDIIKSNVRSKGGENITNIKEKILNSAINLFYKKGFEATGVREIAKKAKVSTSMINYHFGSKNGILEEIMEIFFSQMNEYLDKEHVKEKDLEIRLRLAIKSLINALRKNEKMFKIIMLHIPEENTKLVNLRAKKLKEIIFKKIWIDDFKGFENSEGIRYDIIGPALSGIIFSHFLLKDLIPQITNSNIDNEFYEVYPDYIADIYLYGVLKKLK
- a CDS encoding rod-binding protein, whose protein sequence is MISSVSFMGAIRNNYNNVKKEDVAAELVGSVFSKVFKDMYNSDVFKNNLLPKSNTEKWFREMLIDQYSVTIAKNNMKPLVNEILKAYQKP